One genomic window of Thermococcus indicus includes the following:
- the sppA gene encoding signal peptide peptidase SppA translates to MRENIWKYISAVLILLLAASSVAVVLLYMQNSELKSYTPSNVSPVVVETSLNATCNETAYRLQIEELQRQLDFMRAQLRERNMPEDNTTIAVVPIFGLIDEYTALRIVPLLRDVARNDSIGGVVLWIESPGGYVGPVRDIYATVRKLNLIKPVVAYTGGMAASGGYYIAAGAEKIIADPLAEVGSIGIIYVHYNLQKNYEMNGIKVDVFKTGPYKDTGAEWRDLSEEEREMIAESIDTYFQAFLQAVSSGRNMPLNETRKYATGQTWFAMNVTGSLVDETGDIDRALSILSEELNVTNPRVVIYSGDSPSDFGIFGSTALLLDPRYVSAYLKTGWGG, encoded by the coding sequence ATGAGGGAAAACATCTGGAAGTACATATCCGCGGTTCTCATACTCCTGCTCGCCGCCTCAAGCGTGGCGGTGGTGCTGCTCTACATGCAGAACTCGGAGCTGAAATCTTACACCCCTTCGAACGTCTCCCCTGTAGTTGTGGAGACCTCACTGAACGCCACGTGCAACGAAACGGCTTACAGGCTCCAGATAGAAGAGCTCCAGAGGCAGCTCGACTTCATGCGGGCCCAGCTAAGGGAGAGGAACATGCCCGAAGACAACACGACGATAGCCGTCGTCCCGATATTCGGCCTGATTGACGAGTACACCGCCCTAAGAATCGTGCCCCTTCTGAGGGACGTTGCCCGGAACGACTCAATCGGCGGCGTTGTTCTATGGATAGAGAGTCCGGGCGGATACGTGGGGCCGGTGAGGGACATCTACGCCACGGTTCGGAAGCTCAACCTCATTAAACCCGTGGTCGCCTACACCGGAGGCATGGCGGCATCGGGTGGGTACTACATCGCCGCAGGCGCCGAGAAGATAATAGCGGACCCCCTCGCGGAGGTGGGCAGTATCGGCATCATCTACGTCCACTACAACCTCCAGAAGAACTACGAGATGAACGGCATCAAGGTCGATGTCTTCAAGACCGGCCCATACAAGGACACCGGTGCGGAGTGGCGCGACCTGAGCGAGGAGGAGCGCGAGATGATAGCGGAGAGCATTGACACCTATTTCCAGGCATTCCTCCAGGCGGTGAGCAGCGGGAGAAACATGCCGCTCAACGAGACCAGGAAGTATGCAACCGGCCAGACCTGGTTCGCCATGAACGTGACCGGCTCCCTTGTGGATGAAACCGGGGACATCGACCGTGCCCTGAGTATCCTTTCGGAGGAGCTCAACGTCACCAACCCGCGCGTCGTTATATACAGTGGGGACTCTCCTTCGGATTTTGGTATCTTCGGGAGCACGGCCCTCCTGCTTGATCCGCGCTACGTGAGCGCTTACCTGAAGACCGGCTGGGGTGGTTGA
- a CDS encoding PH1570 family protein — MLCEEKLEVFENGFLDEKFNLRVEFYGKDTRKLLLAVIRELYLPDYGEDYVYPFECAKEFWGIHMDSSEIVVEEFRPSPIKFLNRSVLNRLEKALEEIDAPPEVKGAIDFEKAEVHKLKKGLLALGKNFILGEGAYLIVFNKPSARELILKYLGMLDGA; from the coding sequence ATGCTCTGTGAGGAGAAGCTCGAGGTATTTGAAAACGGATTCCTGGATGAGAAGTTCAACCTCAGGGTGGAGTTTTACGGAAAGGACACCAGAAAGCTTCTCCTTGCGGTGATAAGGGAGCTTTACCTCCCCGATTATGGGGAGGATTATGTCTATCCCTTTGAGTGCGCCAAGGAGTTCTGGGGCATTCACATGGATTCCTCCGAGATAGTCGTCGAGGAATTCCGGCCGAGCCCCATCAAGTTCCTCAACCGCAGCGTTCTCAACCGCCTCGAAAAGGCCCTCGAGGAGATCGATGCGCCCCCGGAGGTTAAAGGTGCCATAGACTTCGAAAAGGCCGAGGTTCACAAGCTCAAGAAAGGTTTATTAGCCCTGGGGAAGAACTTCATACTCGGTGAGGGGGCGTACCTCATCGTCTTCAACAAGCCGAGCGCGCGGGAGCTCATACTGAAATACCTGGGGATGCTGGATGGAGCTTGA
- a CDS encoding AI-2E family transporter: MELEAAVWIAISLVVLYLVWETVSPILSPLILAITLAYILYPFHERLSRKTGKRVSAFTMTGILTILTFLFMIGFALWINDVKQSLAYYIDAFFRWLLGFHLPPAIYELIQRLAEDIPKRFEEYVLGYTYSLPKLSLQAIVMVFAFYGILVNTETIREEVHALLPQDNRELALKLLNSAGRTLHSLLRGWLALSILKGVAIAIGFYLFAIADAGGAIAAGIFTIIFELLPVLGGWIVWLAGAAYLFGTGEALAAAVFALYGAVFVSPMPDYILRSRLGERETGVNALISLVGIFGGYIAFGFVGLIIGPVALSLLGTLVEEWKKTKEAAMA; the protein is encoded by the coding sequence ATGGAGCTTGAAGCCGCGGTCTGGATCGCGATATCACTCGTCGTCCTCTACCTCGTCTGGGAGACGGTTAGCCCTATCCTTTCTCCCCTTATACTCGCGATAACCCTGGCTTACATTCTCTATCCGTTCCACGAGCGCCTCTCCCGGAAAACCGGAAAGCGTGTTTCTGCTTTCACCATGACAGGTATCCTCACGATCCTGACGTTTCTCTTCATGATCGGCTTTGCCCTCTGGATAAACGACGTCAAGCAGTCCCTGGCGTACTACATCGATGCCTTCTTCCGGTGGCTGCTTGGCTTCCACCTTCCCCCCGCAATCTACGAGCTCATCCAGCGCCTCGCGGAGGATATTCCCAAGCGCTTTGAGGAGTACGTTCTTGGCTATACCTACTCCCTTCCCAAGCTCTCCCTCCAGGCCATCGTGATGGTCTTCGCGTTTTACGGGATCCTCGTGAACACCGAGACAATACGGGAGGAAGTTCATGCCCTCCTTCCACAGGACAACAGGGAGCTGGCCCTTAAACTCCTGAACAGCGCTGGAAGAACCCTCCACAGCCTCCTCCGCGGATGGCTCGCCCTGAGCATACTCAAGGGTGTGGCCATAGCGATAGGTTTCTATCTTTTCGCCATAGCCGACGCCGGCGGTGCGATAGCGGCCGGCATCTTCACGATAATCTTTGAGCTCCTCCCCGTCCTCGGGGGATGGATAGTCTGGCTGGCCGGGGCAGCCTATCTCTTCGGCACCGGAGAGGCCCTCGCGGCGGCCGTCTTTGCCCTCTACGGCGCGGTTTTCGTCTCCCCGATGCCGGACTACATCCTCAGGTCCCGCCTGGGCGAGAGGGAAACCGGTGTAAACGCGCTGATAAGCCTCGTTGGAATCTTCGGGGGTTACATAGCCTTCGGCTTCGTCGGCCTGATAATCGGCCCCGTTGCCCTGTCCCTCCTCGGAACCCTGGTTGAGGAATGGAAGAAGACGAAAGAAGCGGCTATGGCCTGA
- the folP gene encoding dihydropteroate synthase, whose protein sequence is MKFAGIDLGEPRIMGVINVSPESFYKGSVRDDENRLIETAVKMVEDGAAFIDIGAKSTAPYLETQIPVEEEVRRAVWAVKAIRDHVDVPISIDTTSAKVAEEALKAGANVINDVTGLKGDPRMAEVAGEYGAPVIVCAHGKVRNLSDPIHTVIDLLRESLVVAQRHGIEDVAVDPAIGFLRPEWPPWYEWDSKVLTNLNMLKIFGRPILIGVSRKSFIGAITDRKDPAERLPGSLAATAVAVFNGANIIRTHDVRETLDAVKMAAFMRKFRP, encoded by the coding sequence ATGAAGTTCGCGGGGATTGACCTGGGTGAGCCCAGGATAATGGGCGTCATCAACGTTTCGCCTGAGAGCTTCTACAAGGGGAGCGTCAGGGACGACGAGAACAGGCTCATCGAGACCGCGGTGAAGATGGTTGAGGATGGGGCAGCATTCATAGATATTGGCGCCAAGTCCACCGCCCCCTACCTCGAGACCCAGATTCCCGTTGAGGAGGAGGTAAGACGGGCGGTATGGGCGGTTAAGGCCATCCGCGACCACGTGGACGTGCCAATAAGCATAGACACCACCAGCGCAAAAGTCGCAGAGGAGGCCCTGAAGGCGGGCGCGAATGTGATAAACGACGTCACCGGTCTGAAGGGCGACCCGAGGATGGCGGAAGTGGCCGGTGAGTACGGTGCTCCGGTGATAGTCTGCGCCCATGGAAAAGTGAGGAACCTCAGCGACCCGATTCATACCGTGATAGACCTTCTCCGGGAGAGCCTCGTTGTAGCCCAGAGACACGGTATAGAGGACGTGGCGGTGGACCCGGCCATAGGCTTCCTCCGCCCGGAGTGGCCCCCCTGGTACGAGTGGGACTCAAAGGTTCTGACGAACCTCAACATGCTCAAAATTTTCGGACGGCCCATCCTTATAGGGGTCTCCAGAAAGTCGTTCATCGGGGCAATAACTGACAGAAAAGACCCCGCGGAGAGGCTCCCGGGGAGTCTTGCCGCCACGGCAGTGGCCGTCTTCAACGGAGCAAACATAATCCGGACACACGACGTCAGGGAAACACTCGATGCCGTCAAGATGGCAGCGTTCATGAGGAAGTTCAGGCCATAG
- a CDS encoding beta-ribofuranosylaminobenzene 5'-phosphate synthase family protein, translated as MLIRTPRRLHLGLIDPSATFGRRFGSLGVALEGGYEVRIVEGEAMEVIADGEDRETIEFVIRRMNSAYETGVNYLVEVRQAIPRHVGLGSTTQLSLAVAMGIARLNNLNVSIEELARVLGRGRNGGAGIYSFAHGGFVIDGGVRNGIPPLIFRQDFPPEWGFLLVIPELKPGLDEEEEKPVMAGVVGRADVAMEISHRILLGLLPALKERDVKTFGEHLSAIQRLVGKHFEPYQGGEFREDVKLILDFLAEKTYGHGQSSWGPTVYGLILRSEFQRLSAEAHDYLQEHGIRAKVELGLPNNTGAEIIGESAFLERLIRSVEKE; from the coding sequence ATGCTAATCCGTACTCCGAGGAGGCTTCATCTGGGTCTCATCGATCCATCGGCTACCTTTGGGAGGCGCTTTGGGAGTCTCGGCGTTGCCCTTGAGGGTGGCTACGAGGTCAGAATCGTCGAGGGCGAGGCCATGGAAGTGATTGCAGATGGAGAAGACAGGGAAACCATCGAGTTCGTCATAAGGAGGATGAACTCCGCCTACGAAACGGGGGTTAATTACCTGGTTGAGGTTAGACAGGCTATTCCTAGGCACGTTGGCCTAGGCTCCACCACCCAGCTCAGCCTGGCGGTCGCGATGGGGATAGCCCGGCTTAACAACCTGAACGTCTCGATTGAGGAGCTGGCGAGGGTTCTCGGGAGGGGGAGGAACGGCGGCGCCGGAATTTACTCCTTCGCCCACGGTGGATTCGTCATAGACGGCGGCGTTAGGAACGGCATTCCGCCCCTGATATTCCGCCAGGATTTTCCCCCCGAATGGGGCTTTCTCCTCGTGATTCCAGAACTTAAACCCGGCCTCGACGAGGAGGAGGAAAAGCCCGTGATGGCTGGCGTCGTTGGAAGGGCCGACGTTGCCATGGAGATAAGCCACAGAATACTGCTTGGCCTCCTACCTGCTTTAAAGGAGAGGGACGTGAAGACCTTCGGTGAGCACCTCTCCGCGATACAGAGGCTGGTCGGAAAGCACTTCGAGCCGTACCAGGGCGGGGAGTTCAGGGAGGACGTTAAGCTGATACTCGACTTTCTGGCGGAGAAAACCTACGGCCACGGCCAGAGCTCCTGGGGCCCGACTGTCTACGGGCTGATACTCAGGAGTGAATTCCAGAGGCTCAGCGCCGAAGCCCACGACTACCTCCAGGAGCACGGGATAAGGGCGAAGGTCGAGCTCGGCCTTCCGAACAACACCGGCGCGGAGATAATCGGGGAGAGCGCTTTTCTCGAAAGGTTGATAAGGTCCGTGGAAAAAGAGTAA
- a CDS encoding nucleotidyltransferase domain-containing protein, with the protein MEPLEGLLKLLDRYFGENVRVVLLFGSRTRGLASPGSDYDILVLVEGDKSGGREFWRELFKLELELGVSFDVIILREEEVSADNPLLWGILTGYRVLRGEEHWERMLKRLRKDIRKRKPRLIEGDKQWQIAQLV; encoded by the coding sequence ATGGAGCCATTGGAGGGGCTTCTAAAGCTCCTGGACAGGTACTTTGGAGAAAATGTAAGGGTCGTGCTCCTATTTGGCTCCAGGACAAGGGGTCTGGCCAGCCCGGGTTCTGATTACGACATCCTTGTGTTGGTTGAGGGAGATAAATCCGGCGGGAGGGAGTTCTGGAGGGAGCTGTTCAAACTGGAACTTGAGCTGGGAGTTTCTTTTGATGTGATAATTCTCCGCGAAGAAGAAGTTTCAGCAGATAATCCCCTGCTGTGGGGGATTCTTACAGGATACAGGGTTCTGCGTGGCGAAGAGCACTGGGAGCGCATGTTGAAGAGACTTAGGAAGGACATCAGAAAGAGAAAACCCCGCCTCATTGAGGGGGACAAACAATGGCAGATAGCCCAGTTGGTCTAA
- a CDS encoding HEPN domain-containing protein — protein MADSPVGLTLRLAEEHPNAALDEINSGRLNFAVFHIQQAIEKSLKALLLSRNLDVRTHKLSALVSLAGIDLDDELLLSLAEIEREYTRSRYYTPGFNPLTDYRIEDVSRWYEAAKRVYSTVVSML, from the coding sequence ATGGCAGATAGCCCAGTTGGTCTAACCCTCCGCCTTGCGGAGGAGCACCCGAACGCTGCCCTCGACGAGATTAACTCGGGTAGATTGAACTTCGCGGTCTTTCACATTCAGCAGGCGATTGAAAAGAGCCTGAAAGCCCTTCTTCTCTCAAGAAACCTGGACGTTCGCACCCATAAGCTGAGTGCCCTCGTTTCCCTTGCGGGCATTGATCTTGATGATGAGCTGTTGCTGAGTCTCGCCGAGATTGAAAGGGAGTACACGAGGAGCAGGTATTACACTCCGGGATTCAATCCGCTCACCGACTACCGCATTGAGGACGTTTCCCGGTGGTATGAAGCAGCTAAAAGAGTATACAGCACGGTGGTGAGCATGCTATGA
- a CDS encoding N-glycosylase/DNA lyase, giving the protein MSLDRFIQIKYKVDDEKVGILREILSELGIDCAGTIEERVDLQFDALRNLHDNLGDDELFIRLVVANSLVSYQLSARGEQWWWEFSRYFSENPPGESISEAYSRFLPNSRTNRRLVAGKIKRLERVEPFLDSLSLDDLRDYYFNGMERLRDELAKVLGSKKSAKTIVFTVKMFGYAGRIAFGEFVPYPMAIEIPDDVRINAYTKRFTNEPPVSFWGRIAEGTGIPPLHIDSILWPVLGGNDEVLRRLREHCTKWEDVLRLTAL; this is encoded by the coding sequence ATGAGCTTGGACCGCTTCATTCAGATAAAGTACAAGGTCGACGATGAAAAGGTTGGAATTCTCAGGGAGATTCTAAGTGAACTTGGCATCGACTGCGCCGGAACCATCGAGGAGAGGGTTGACCTCCAGTTCGACGCCCTCAGGAACCTCCACGACAACCTGGGAGACGACGAACTCTTCATCAGGCTGGTCGTTGCGAACTCCCTCGTGAGCTATCAGCTCTCCGCCAGGGGGGAGCAATGGTGGTGGGAGTTCTCAAGGTACTTTTCAGAAAATCCGCCGGGGGAGAGCATATCGGAGGCATACTCCCGCTTCCTGCCGAACTCCAGGACCAACAGGCGGCTCGTTGCGGGGAAAATAAAAAGGTTGGAGAGAGTTGAGCCGTTCCTCGATTCCCTGTCGCTGGATGACTTGAGGGACTACTACTTCAACGGCATGGAGCGCCTGCGCGACGAGCTTGCAAAGGTCCTCGGCTCGAAGAAAAGCGCCAAGACGATAGTCTTCACCGTCAAGATGTTCGGCTACGCGGGCAGGATAGCCTTCGGGGAGTTCGTGCCCTACCCAATGGCCATTGAGATACCCGACGACGTGAGGATAAACGCCTATACCAAACGCTTCACGAACGAGCCTCCGGTGAGCTTCTGGGGTAGAATCGCGGAGGGAACTGGAATTCCGCCGCTCCACATAGATTCGATACTCTGGCCCGTTCTGGGAGGAAATGACGAAGTTCTCAGGCGGCTGAGGGAGCACTGCACGAAGTGGGAGGACGTCTTGCGGCTGACTGCCCTTTGA
- a CDS encoding RNA-guided endonuclease InsQ/TnpB family protein, translating into MKREVTVKLQPSKEQEKILFELAHATAVIWNKLNYQRLKQFNEFGKIDFNGTEKEAYHEFKNWIGGSTVQQLARKNAEAWRSFFSLNRKKKKGELPEWFKPKPPKFVREKNGRKFFIIPLRNDQYWVKENILELRRLGKFGKLEIQFKGRIHLKGKQGRLEITFDPVKRKWYAHLSFTVEEKLEGGEWIKLPRTPKGSLSAGIDLGVNNLMAVYVENGESFLVNGRPLKSIDFYWRRRIAEYQSKLNKSGAKTGRKLKRMHERAKLQAKHYINTAVRQTVRRLYDLGVSRIVVGYPKGIARNSEKGSKQNFILSHVWRFNYVIKRLTEVAEEYGIAVEIVDEAFTSQSCPLCGQRHSDGRIFRGLFKCRREGVVMNADLVGAFNILKKAVKTITPNLSGLYAQRRGNWPKARPEGLKSPPLLGFSEAPQTSPPLG; encoded by the coding sequence ATGAAGCGAGAAGTAACGGTTAAACTTCAACCCTCAAAGGAGCAGGAGAAAATCCTTTTCGAATTAGCTCACGCCACAGCAGTAATCTGGAACAAACTCAATTACCAGAGGCTCAAACAGTTCAACGAATTCGGCAAAATTGACTTTAATGGAACAGAAAAAGAAGCCTATCACGAGTTCAAAAACTGGATTGGCGGCTCAACAGTTCAACAGTTGGCAAGAAAAAACGCAGAAGCGTGGCGTTCATTCTTCTCACTCAACAGGAAGAAAAAGAAGGGAGAACTGCCCGAATGGTTCAAGCCGAAACCACCGAAATTCGTTAGAGAAAAGAACGGCAGAAAATTCTTCATAATTCCCCTCAGAAACGACCAGTATTGGGTCAAGGAAAATATCCTCGAATTGAGAAGACTTGGCAAATTTGGAAAACTCGAAATTCAGTTCAAGGGAAGAATACACTTGAAGGGCAAGCAAGGGCGGTTGGAGATAACTTTTGACCCCGTTAAGCGGAAATGGTACGCTCACTTGAGTTTTACGGTAGAGGAAAAACTTGAAGGTGGGGAGTGGATTAAACTCCCGAGGACGCCAAAGGGAAGCCTCTCAGCGGGGATAGACTTGGGAGTGAACAACTTGATGGCCGTTTACGTTGAGAATGGTGAAAGCTTCCTCGTGAATGGGAGACCATTAAAGAGCATTGACTTCTACTGGCGAAGGAGGATTGCCGAGTACCAGTCAAAACTCAACAAGAGTGGAGCTAAAACGGGGAGAAAACTCAAGAGAATGCACGAGAGAGCTAAACTCCAAGCCAAGCACTACATCAACACGGCAGTCAGGCAAACGGTGAGAAGGCTTTACGATTTGGGTGTTTCCAGAATAGTTGTTGGTTATCCGAAAGGTATCGCAAGAAACTCTGAGAAGGGCAGTAAGCAGAATTTTATCCTCTCCCACGTCTGGCGGTTCAATTACGTGATTAAACGCTTAACCGAGGTTGCTGAAGAGTATGGCATTGCTGTTGAAATTGTTGATGAGGCTTTTACTTCTCAATCCTGCCCTCTCTGCGGCCAACGCCACTCTGACGGGAGGATTTTTAGGGGTTTGTTTAAGTGCCGTAGAGAGGGCGTTGTTATGAATGCTGATTTAGTTGGTGCTTTCAACATTTTGAAAAAGGCTGTCAAAACCATAACCCCAAATCTGAGTGGTCTTTACGCTCAGAGGAGGGGTAACTGGCCGAAGGCCCGGCCAGAGGGGCTGAAAAGCCCGCCTTTATTGGGCTTTAGTGAAGCCCCTCAAACCTCCCCGCCTTTAGGTTAA